The following is a genomic window from Oligoflexia bacterium.
CCTCACCTCTTACTTCCGGAGGAAAATGAAATCTTGTTAGCGTATTAAAACGAATATTATCTTTTTGAAGTTTTCTCCACCACGTGAATTCTTTAACGCGCTCTTTAGATTTTCCACCACCGGTTGTAAGCACTGCTTTTGATGTGACGTCTTGAATCTTTCGAGCGTCTTCATTTTTAATCATTATCTCTTTTGCAGAAAGTGCAAATGCGCTTTGCACATCTAACAAAACACATATCAACGTTAATGCAGTAAAAACACAATGTATTAAGTTACCATTTTTCCAATTAATGTTACTCACGTTAACGTTTCTCAATTTATTCATACTCTAAGGCCTCTCTAATTTCGAGACGTGATGCACGCCACGCCGGATACACACCGGCAATCAATGTTATTAAAACTCCAGCGCCAATAGTGGTAGCGATTGCAGACCAAGGGAATGAAAACTTAATAATCCAACCCAAAACCTGAGAAAGTGATGTTCGAATCCACATTTCAGAAATCCATGCACCAAAACCAACTGCGACCAGGGCCCCAAAACCCCCTTGCACCAATGCTTCTTGTAAAATCATATTCATCATTTGACCACGTGACATACCTACAGCACGCAACATTCCTAATTCTCGTGTTCGCTCAATAACACTGATCATAAATGTATTTAAGAGGCCCAGAAGTGCAACCAACAGTGCTGCCATTTGTATTGCGTATGTGTAGGCAAAACTTTCATCAATACTTCGATTAATGCCCTCTTTAAGTTCTGAATTTGAGGTGGTCATCAAATTTAACGACTGGCCAAAACGCTGATCAATTTCTTTTCTAATAAGTGCTGGGTCATATCCGGGAAGTGCCTTAATACCAAAACCATCAACCAAAGAATCATTCCATAATTTTTTATACATTACTCGGTCGATATAAAAAATGCCTTCAGGAGACGCAAAATCAACTATTACACCAGCAATTTGAAATTTATGTTTACCAGTAGGAGTATTTAATTCAATCACATCGCCAGTTTTTTTCTTAAAATGCATGACGAAATTCTCAGAAACAAACACAGTGGGAGTTTTAGAATGAAAGAGCTCGCGTCCTGCTTCTTCAACGTTTCTATCTTGTACATCAAAAACAGAATACTTCTCATCAGGGTGCGGCTCATCATATGCTTTTAGCGCTAATTGCTTACCTTCATACTGAAGATGAATAAAACGTATTGCATAGGTGCCCCCGTGTGGACCTTTTTTAATACCTTGAATATCTTCTAAGTTTTTTCCAATGTCTTCGTGAAGAGGTTGAACTTCATAGGTAATTAAATTTCCGTTTGATGCCACGAGAAGATCGACGTGCAAAACTCGGCTAAACCAACCCACAATGGTCGATTTAAAACTCACGTTCATTGATGCAACAATAATAACTAAAATAAGACCAACAATAAGTGTTGTGACATTACTCCCCGTGCGTTTTGGATTTCTTAAAAGATTATCATAAGCAAGACGCGTGACTGTGCCACCCATACGTATTGCAAAAGAACGAAAAAGAAATATTAGCCCTGCAACCACCGTTGGCCCGACCAATGCTGGCCCAACCATTGTTGAAACCTGATTTAATATTCTTAAAAAATCAGATTGGTTACGCCACTGATAATTAGATGAAATCGTGAGAAAAATAAGTAACAACAACCCCGTGACAAGTGAAAGTGTAAAAATATTTTTCTTCGCTACTTGTTGACTAAGTTCTGATTTTCGCATTGCCTCAAGGGGTTGAATATAAGTTGCTCGAAATGAAGGGATTAACGCCGCAATAAATGAGGCTCCAGCACCTAGTATAATTCCTAAAATCATTTCCTCTGAACCAAACACCACTTTCGAAGACTTAATGGGCATCATGTACTGATGCGAAAGTGAAGTTGTCACAGTCTTTAGTAATATTGTCGAGAGCCAGCGCCCCAACCAAACTCCGCCGAAGGCTCCAACCACACCCATAACTACCGCTTCTGAAAGAAATAAAATTAAAATACCCACACGTGTCGCACCGAGGGCGCGCAACGTACCTATTTCTCTTCGGCGCTCAGCAACAGATATGCTTACCGAGTTTGTTACCAAAAAAAGCCCGACCAAGAGTGCAAGAAGACTAAAAAATGAAAGCATCACTTGGTAACTCTTAACCAACCTCTCCATGCCTTCAGATTGACTGCTGGGTCTTTGCACATCAAACCCGGGGCCCAAGCTCTCGGTAATATTTTGTTTCACGACTTCAAGATCAATACCGTCTGTGGGAATAATATCTATGCGATCTGTTTTATTTTCTTTTCCAAAAGTAACGCGCGCGCCATCGATATCCATTATGGCAAGCGCTCCACCGTAAGCACGTGCTGGGCCTTCGGGAGTTAAAAGACCGCGCACTGTTAGTTTTCTTTTTCCACGAGCAGTTGCAATTTCAAAAACAGAATCCATTTCAAGGCCATGAGACTTTGCAAATGCATGGGTTAAAATAATGCTGTCAGGTTGATTAAGAAACACTAATGGATCTTCAATTACCTCTTCATCAGTAGTTTTATAAGTGCGCACCCCTTGTTCTTTAAGTAGATCGACACCTAAAATAACAAGCGTTTCATTTGAAACCTTTGTACCAGCGAAATAGGCGTGCGCCTCAATCATAGGTACGGCATGCTTCACACCTGAAATTTTTTGAAAAATATCTATTTTATCTTCAGGAAATCCTGTTTCACCGGCTGTGATTGATAATTGTGCTTTGCCCGCAATCGCATCAATACTTTCTTTAAATGAAGCAAGTGTTGAGCGATTAATAATTTCTATTGCGATATAAAGTGAAACACCAAGACCTACGCCAATTGTAGTGAGAAGAGTTCTTCCAGGCCTGTTTAATAAATGTCTTAAACCAACAAACCTAAATAAATTACGCACGAGGGGTTTCCCTGTGCTCCTCAAGATTTTCAGATCGTGTATCAGATTCGATGTGACCATCGCGCATTTTAATTAAACGATTTGCATAAGACGCAGCCTTGATATCGTGTGTGACCATGAGTACCGTGTGACCACGCTGAATAGACATAAGCTTTAAAAGTTCTAAAACCTTAGCACCCGTTATTGAATCTAAATTTCCTGTAGGCTCATCTGCTAAAATCAGTAAAGGGTCTGTCACTAACGCGCGAGCAATGGCCACTCTTTGCATTTCTCCACCAGAAAGTTGATCAGGTTTATGATCCATACGATCTTTAAGACCAATAAGCGTTAATAGATCTTGAGCTTTTGGAGCTATTTTTTTCATTGGCTGTTTATCTAACAAAAGTGGCAAGGCCACGTTTTCAAGAGCTGTTAATGTGGGTAAGAGATTAAAAAATTGAAAAATAAAGCCCAACCGGCGTCTTCGAAACGCTGAAAGTTCGTTATCACCATAGGTCTCAATTGCTTGGCCGTCGAGAATAACGCTACCTGAAGTTGGCCGATCTAGACCTCCCATCATATGCAGAAGTGTGCTTTTCCCGGAGCCACTTGGCCCCATGATGGCGGTAAATTGTCCACGATTGACGGTAAAAGAAACACCTTTAAGGGCTTCAACTTGCTGTTGGCCCCTTTGATAAACTTTTTTGAGATGTTTGACCTCAAGAAGTTGCACGGCCATCAATTTCCCATAGCGCCTCCCTCAACACAACTTTAAAAAGACTCTTTTTGATGCCTTCAATCTATGGTAGGAACATCCCATGAAAAAGAAAAAATCAAAGACGCTACTAGCCAAAACATCTGTGATTTCTGAGAGCGATCTCACACATTTAAGTGACAACATACGCGATGTTCTCAACCACATCGGAGAAGATCCCAAGCGTGAAGGCCTTCTAAAAACCCCTGAGCGCTATGCTAAAGCCCTTGCTTACCTCACCAGCGGTTACGCTAAATGCCCCAGTACAGTTCTCAATGGCGCTATCTTTCACGAACAGTACGATGAAATGGTCGTCGTTAAAGACATCGAAATGTACAGTCTTTGCGAACATCATATGCTTCCGTTTTTTGGTAAAGTTCATGTGGCTTATATTCCAAACGGGAAAATTGTAGGTTTAAGTAAAGTCGCACGCATGGTCGATGTATTTGCCAGACGCCTTCAAGTTCAAGAACGATTAACCACTGAAATTGCACAAACACTTGTTGATCTGCTTGAACCTCGAGGAGTTGGAGTCGTAATTGAGGCCAAACATCTTTGTATGATGATGAGAGGTGTTGAAAAACAAAACTCATCAATGGTGACAAGTTCCATGCAAGGTGTCTTTAGAGACTCAGACGTGACACGAAAAGAATTCTTAAGCCTGATAAAATTTGGACAAAATTAAAAAACTACGTATTTTTGTTACTTACCTACATTGTACGAAAATGTGCGGCCTAACTCCCAGACGGTGTTGCCAGTATGCATATCGATAAGATCATACTGAACAACGACACCTCCACCAGCAACTTCATCCATAAAAATTTCTAGGCTAAATTTTCCGTTATCGTGGGTTTGAAGATTTAATGGCTTAGTAGCGTAAATATTTTTAAGTCGTTCTGATGGAGAAATAAGTAATATTTTTTGCAGATTTCTAAAACCTGGATGCAAAAATTTTGTTTTTTCTAATTTTTGAAGATCGCGCTCCCAGCCGGCCATAAAATTTTGGTTTGCATACCGAGGATCTTTAGATTGCCAAGTGCGGTAAGCACCCGAAAACCCAAGACCAACACCCGATAAGATGAAAATGAGTGCGATGAGTTTTGTCATATATTTTTAATTGTCGCCTATAACTGAATTATCTCAAAATAAAAACCCCATGTCCTTTCAGACATGGGGCGTATCTATAGTCTAGTTTACAAGTTGAGCCTATCCGAGCACGCAACTTACTTCTAAATTAGAAGTTGTACTGAGCTTGAGCCAATAACTGCCAAGCGTTTTTTCCAACTGATGCAGCGTAAGTAGCTGCTGCAGTAGGAGCACCGGGTGTAAAGTAGTTACCCAACATAACGTAGCTGAACTGACCGAGCATGGAGAAACCATGACCGTAGTTATGCTTCATCCAAAGATCAATCTCTGTACCAAGAGCTTTGTCTTTGTTGGTTATTGCACTCACAGCAGCTGCGTTAGTATTAAAGCTTGTTCCTTGTAAGCCTTGTACTGTGGGACCAGATTTATCACTTGTGCGGCTGAGAAGATTTGCTTCAATCCCTGCCACGCAATTTTCATCAGGAGCTACAGTTAAACCAAGACGGATATTGGTTAAGTTACCAAAACCAAAAATGTTAGCGCGTCCTACACGTCCGTAGGTATCAGCGAATAAAGGTTGATACTCTTCGTTTTTATCGCCTGAACCAGTAGCAGTTACATCATCGCCACTGTCCATGTGATAACCAGCATACAAACGACCCTTCATGAATTCAGGAAAGTTTGCTCCGACTTCGAGATCATACATTGAACCACCGTAGCTCATATCTGCAGCACCGGCAGTTTGTGTTTTTTGTTTACCTGATTGCATAGCAAGATCAAGTCGGTAGTCGATAATAGCAACATCACCTTTAACATGAGCACCGTACGTTGTTAAATTGTACGCGCCCTTTGGAGTGTGTGTACTTGTACCAGCAGTGTTACTGATACCAGGAGCAAATGATCCGCCATTTGCAGCAGGTGCAGCACCTATTGCATCACCATTAACTTGTATTACGAATACATCAGCAGCTTTCAAAACATCGGGAAGATTTTTGAATGAAGCATGCAATACCCAAGCATTAACTTCAGCATCAGTAGTATTTGATACTGCTGCTACTGAAGTTGCAGGTAGAATTGGTGTAGCGATACCCGTTTCTACTAGCTTTGCTCCAGCGAAATCAAGATCGAGGAAATCCCAGCTAAAACGAGCTAAAGCACCGTCGAATACATTGGGAGATCCGCCCCAGTCACCTTTGGAAAGAACTAAACCTGCACCATAGGCAGCAGTTGAACGACCAGCTTTTAGGCTAACCATGTCTGAAACTTTCCACCATAGCCAAGCTTCACTCATTTGCACGCCATTAAGACCAGTTAGACCTGTTGTATTATGGGCACCCAATGTTGCAGCACTATTTGGGTTGGTTGTAACATTAACGTTTGAACCCCAAAGTGCAGTGTGGATCAAGTTGAAGTAAGCTTGAAGCTTATCACTTGAAACTGCATTGATGTGAAACTGATTGCGCTGCTCAAAGCGTTGCTCTGAGTGAGCACCGTTAGCAACGAAAGTACCATTTTGTGTTAAACCGTAACGTTGGCGAAGTTCGCCACCGAATTTAAATTCTGTACCTTTGTCTTGAGCATTTGCAACGGTACCTGACAAGGTAGCCACAGCAAGTACTGCTAGTAATTTCTTCATTAGTTTCGTCTCCTCTTGG
Proteins encoded in this region:
- a CDS encoding FtsX-like permease family protein; its protein translation is MRNLFRFVGLRHLLNRPGRTLLTTIGVGLGVSLYIAIEIINRSTLASFKESIDAIAGKAQLSITAGETGFPEDKIDIFQKISGVKHAVPMIEAHAYFAGTKVSNETLVILGVDLLKEQGVRTYKTTDEEVIEDPLVFLNQPDSIILTHAFAKSHGLEMDSVFEIATARGKRKLTVRGLLTPEGPARAYGGALAIMDIDGARVTFGKENKTDRIDIIPTDGIDLEVVKQNITESLGPGFDVQRPSSQSEGMERLVKSYQVMLSFFSLLALLVGLFLVTNSVSISVAERRREIGTLRALGATRVGILILFLSEAVVMGVVGAFGGVWLGRWLSTILLKTVTTSLSHQYMMPIKSSKVVFGSEEMILGIILGAGASFIAALIPSFRATYIQPLEAMRKSELSQQVAKKNIFTLSLVTGLLLLIFLTISSNYQWRNQSDFLRILNQVSTMVGPALVGPTVVAGLIFLFRSFAIRMGGTVTRLAYDNLLRNPKRTGSNVTTLIVGLILVIIVASMNVSFKSTIVGWFSRVLHVDLLVASNGNLITYEVQPLHEDIGKNLEDIQGIKKGPHGGTYAIRFIHLQYEGKQLALKAYDEPHPDEKYSVFDVQDRNVEEAGRELFHSKTPTVFVSENFVMHFKKKTGDVIELNTPTGKHKFQIAGVIVDFASPEGIFYIDRVMYKKLWNDSLVDGFGIKALPGYDPALIRKEIDQRFGQSLNLMTTSNSELKEGINRSIDESFAYTYAIQMAALLVALLGLLNTFMISVIERTRELGMLRAVGMSRGQMMNMILQEALVQGGFGALVAVGFGAWISEMWIRTSLSQVLGWIIKFSFPWSAIATTIGAGVLITLIAGVYPAWRASRLEIREALEYE
- a CDS encoding ABC transporter ATP-binding protein, with the protein product MAVQLLEVKHLKKVYQRGQQQVEALKGVSFTVNRGQFTAIMGPSGSGKSTLLHMMGGLDRPTSGSVILDGQAIETYGDNELSAFRRRRLGFIFQFFNLLPTLTALENVALPLLLDKQPMKKIAPKAQDLLTLIGLKDRMDHKPDQLSGGEMQRVAIARALVTDPLLILADEPTGNLDSITGAKVLELLKLMSIQRGHTVLMVTHDIKAASYANRLIKMRDGHIESDTRSENLEEHRETPRA
- the folE gene encoding GTP cyclohydrolase I FolE; translation: MKKKKSKTLLAKTSVISESDLTHLSDNIRDVLNHIGEDPKREGLLKTPERYAKALAYLTSGYAKCPSTVLNGAIFHEQYDEMVVVKDIEMYSLCEHHMLPFFGKVHVAYIPNGKIVGLSKVARMVDVFARRLQVQERLTTEIAQTLVDLLEPRGVGVVIEAKHLCMMMRGVEKQNSSMVTSSMQGVFRDSDVTRKEFLSLIKFGQN
- a CDS encoding alginate export family protein yields the protein MKKLLAVLAVATLSGTVANAQDKGTEFKFGGELRQRYGLTQNGTFVANGAHSEQRFEQRNQFHINAVSSDKLQAYFNLIHTALWGSNVNVTTNPNSAATLGAHNTTGLTGLNGVQMSEAWLWWKVSDMVSLKAGRSTAAYGAGLVLSKGDWGGSPNVFDGALARFSWDFLDLDFAGAKLVETGIATPILPATSVAAVSNTTDAEVNAWVLHASFKNLPDVLKAADVFVIQVNGDAIGAAPAANGGSFAPGISNTAGTSTHTPKGAYNLTTYGAHVKGDVAIIDYRLDLAMQSGKQKTQTAGAADMSYGGSMYDLEVGANFPEFMKGRLYAGYHMDSGDDVTATGSGDKNEEYQPLFADTYGRVGRANIFGFGNLTNIRLGLTVAPDENCVAGIEANLLSRTSDKSGPTVQGLQGTSFNTNAAAVSAITNKDKALGTEIDLWMKHNYGHGFSMLGQFSYVMLGNYFTPGAPTAAATYAASVGKNAWQLLAQAQYNF